TAAgtattttttgtgattttatCATAACAGAACCTAATGACTACTATGAGTCTACACGTGTCCAACTGGGAGATATGCAATAACATACTAAATCGAATTTATTGATAAGTGCCGTTGTTGCTTGACTAGGAGAATTTATGGGACTTAACCTGCCAAAAGGCTTGTGAAAACCTCAAAACAATGCAGCTTTTACGAGCagaattaatttatatattcactagctgcattacccgtctacaggaacagactcacgtgcagcataaggtttattgagagttgtctttcatactgtaaaacaactacaaatatgcagtctactgaactTGTTGTCTTGATCAGaaaatgcatgcacatatacatgtcaatgttgggaagaacaatggaaatctgcaatgtgtctttcAGCtcgatgcgtgtaaaatctagtaaatattctagattcacgtgtctagattcatgcatccgtttaCCCTCGTCTATATTTGCGGtggacgatcgcgcacttctgccgctgagcccccgcctcggctgaccagtctttactcaCCGAGCAGTTGACATTTGCgttcttgcactcgccttgcaatcaatcgcttcgcactctcttcgcaatcaattgcctcgcactcccTCGCACTCCCCTTGCAAttaatcgccttgcaatcaatcgcctcacactcgccttgcaatcacctccacttgcctcgcaatcagtcgcctcgcactcgccttgcaatcacctccacTTGCCTCGCAATCAGTCGCCTTgcacttgccttgcaatcaatcacctctcactcgccttgcaatcaatcaccttgcactcgcaaccaatcgtctcgcaaccaatcgtctcgcactCAGTCGCCTCGCACTcccaatcacctcgcactcgccttgcaatcattCATCTTGTACTCCAACCAATTGTCTCGCAATCATTCGCTTAGCACTCAAtcactttgcaatcaatcgcctcgcactcgccaactcattcatccggaaagccgcgcttGGAGACCctcgctgtactcggggcgaaaaaggtctcccaCACATCCACGAGTGACGCCTTGGCCCCAAGCCTagttgtgctacccggcgttgcccgggtagtaaacaatgtctttgcacagaaaattgacttgtatttaacatataacatttgccattctaactttcatactacatatcatgaaagaagtgttttgtgtagttgaaataatttaggagagaaaataaaacaactgtaaaggttttcaaaccaatgtaaatttaaaatttcataactttcagcgacctatacattttgataacgtatagtggaacctcagttctcgaacataatcagttccagaatTTAGTTCGAAAagcgagttgttcgagatccgaaacaatttttcacattaaaataaaatcatgtaaattttaatccgctccaaggcaagaaaacaacttcggtaaagtattttttcaacattttacgccataagctgtacttgtacccgggtaataaaaaagtctttgcgcagaacatctatttgtatttaacatatataacaacatttgtcatacTAACATTCAAACTATATAGGTAACAAGAAAAAATGATAGGTATTGtatcatgagaagtgttttttgtggttgaaataaagagaaaataaaaaaaactgtaaagtttatcaaactttgtcaaacaactgttaCTTTcacacttcatatcatgagaaaaatgtttggtgcaggtcaaataaatttttagcataagaCGACTATACaatggtttagatgtaacagtgaaataattagcaagtaatagctaaattttgTCTGTTTTGCTGCgtttacaatatgagatgattcggtaataatatacaattaatacgaactgagaaactaaaataaaatttgtaaatatgttgagttaataataacaattcttgcatagaagtgtgtgtataaaagttactgttccaccaactgTTCCACCAagcatccatcaaaactctgaatacgacgatactggtacgacgatatgttatgtaaaaataaaatattgtagtgtctttgtctgatcgaaggtgagggAATCTGGAcactattcctactcgagataatgcaattgtccgcgtgaaaagtagtgaccgtaacagcaatttagcaattgaaccttaagaaaagccagaaatagaggttcacaaaaacagcatcgtgtttcataaagttaataaaatttaatcgccaagTTCTACTATCGACAGAGTCTGTTGTCAATAttgttttgccgaaaacaaattagccctaatacgacGAGGACAAAAAGCATCgagtgtcatgaagctaaaggaaagccatagagttgtaattattacgtcatttttgtgtgaaaatggCAAacaatgaataggttatgtatagaggtgtgtactaaccggagattcccgttaatgcgctttagatacctagtagcggataatagtccgaaaagtactgtactctataaggcggacactcaatcaaacagacagacgacgattgccgtttatatagtagataacaaTACTTCAATGGGAAGGCTTTCCTATCATCTGCCTTCTCTTGATTGTCTGACTCCTTATATGTCTTCTCAGAAAATTAAGCTTGGCAATTCTTTTCTAGTGGCCAGGTGGCCGGCTTGGACTGGCACAGCAGCATGTCAGTCTTTGTGATGCCAGCTCAGCTGCCAGCTTGTCCGGCTTTTGTACTTCTGACTTGCTCAATCTCCTCATCGTTGGGCACGATCTTTCCCTGCACCTGTCGGGTGGAGTTGACTGGGGCCTCTCTCAGCCAGGCTTGGCTGATGGTCTTTTTTCATATGCCTGGCCAGTTGTGTGTCTCAATAACTTTTGGCTTTTGGCCAAGTCACCCTTATTCATCACATTCATGACATATGTTAACCCATGAACTTGTAAAACTGGTTAAAAGAATTGATAcaactaaaaaaattgaatttgtaAATAATTGGAGATCAATCTGAACAGCTGACtttatgaaacaaaaactttatcAACTccgtaaataatttattacaacatttatttatttaataacatTGCAACTAGCATGTGTTTaatctattaaaattataaGCTTACCTTGGATATGAGTTTTGTTGAACTCATTTAACGAATAGTATAGATCTGTGTCATGTAATTAGGTCACATGAAGGTTGCTactgcaaataattttaatCCAGAAAATTATTTTCGTGCCTGTGTTGTACATACTATTTCACATAAAATTTACAGCTGACTGAATGAGGTTGAAATTCCTTCATATGCACACACAGTATGATAATagtatgaaaatattgcaataaaattgttgttacccttttaaaaaatattttcatagtgACTGTTTGAAACAATTATAGCACTGCTATGAAATACCTCCTAGTCAATGTTAAATGTATTATTGGCATATTGTGCTATGACAGACTCATATGCATAACTCTGTTGATCAAACAGTGAACAACTTTAAAGGAGAAACCAAATGAAGAATCTAAAGAACaggttttaattaaaacatcttgAAGCACCCATAAACTTTCAACAAATTCTCAGTTGCCCTAAACTCTGCATAATCTACCAGCCAAAAATCTAAAATTATGTCCTTACTTTCAGTATTCAGACCGCAAACTAAATACAAGTATTATGGATATATTGTTGGCAAgcatatttaaaactaaatatccTATCGTTATTGTTTAACAATTTCATCCACCTTACAATAACTTTTTGAAATAAGTTATTTGTGCATCTATTTATACTTAAATACTTACAGGTGGAAGTAATGAGATTATGCTAGAAGTTGTCACCACTGACGGATTTCTAATTGATGAACAGCTGAAGCTTCAACCTCCTAAACCTCTTCCAAAGTCCCTCAACCTCCTTCATACAGTCTCTTTACCATCACGTCCTTTTTCAACAAGAATTTGGAACTCTCAAATATTAACTGGAATGGATAATAAAGCAGTAGCTACTATTGACAACAACTACCAAGTAAAAGGCTCATTCATCACATTCAACAACAATCCTAAAGCAGTGGAGGTCTACAAGGACAGATTATATACAATAGTGTATGATAGTCCTCGGACCATCTATGTGCATGACGAGCAGGGAAAGCAAGTCACTTTCTGGAGTCACAATGACTCTTGCCCCTACGCAACAGGACTAGCCATCACTTGTGATAAAGTAGTTGCTCCAGACAGAAAGAACAAGCTTCTCATCATCTACTCACTGACAGGGAATAAACTCAAAGAGATTTCTTGTCCTCAGCTTAGCCAACATTGGGTCTCACTCTGTGTTTCAGGATCAGACAAGGTTGTTGTGTCTGACTATGGCTCATCTCAAGTCTGCTTGATAGACATATCTCAAGGTCAGCTGCTTTGGACTTGTAAAGATGTACCTGGTCCActaggagtagcctgctatggAGAGAGATATATCCTGGTGGCAGTATCCAACAGCGGCACCCTGAGAATCATGGATAGCTCAACTGGTTAGTTTACTTATAAATGATATACATCATATGTGTGAGCAGTTTTGTGCTgacaaatatactgtacaatcTAGTAATTGATAGATGTTTTACTATCATTTATATTATGATAGAAAAGAAGATGTTGGTCATCAAATGTTTTGATACACAatttaaataaactatttaaataaaattttaaatattcttaTCCACTTGCTTTTTCTAGTCTTAGTAAAATGTGAACTTATATAAAAAGACGCGCTTTGCCTGTCAGCCagttgaagtaaaataaaactagCGTGAGCTTCTAATTACAAGAtacatacttttttataaaacaattcACATTCATTCGGAACAAATCTCATATAATTGCCTATAAGCCTTTGAATGAGAGCCTTGAACTGCAGGCCACACATATAATTTCTATCTGGGTGCTATCTTTAATCTGCTACTGACACTTTCTCATAGCTTGTATTTGGCATCTTGCCAACATTTCTATGACTGTAagggaaaacataatatttgtaattagTGGTCTGCAACATGTTCATAATCCAATCAGCTGGTAGTTAGTCTATTTGTATTAAGCAATGCCGGCCTCTGGAAAGGCAGCCTGTCAAGCAAGGAAGAGAAGCTTGTTCTAGTAATAAATAGGCTAGCGCTGTACTCTTAGTTTAGTGTAAATATTGCTCGATAAGGTGGATCATACCTGGAATACTGATAAGGTTGAAGTCAGAAGCTTGCtatgaataaaaacataaaattgctCCTTCACACAAAGCAATACACTAACGAACAGAAACTTGTCAAAGTTTTTCTGCAGTATGGAAGAATGGTGTAGTCTTAAAACTTTAATTGTGTTTTTATAACGGAAACCTTACACAGCCTTCCAAGTCACATCCAACTAATTAGCTGTTGCGTAGTGCTATGTCAGTCCAGTGATAGATGAACTTATGCTAGGGGAGGATAAATCCAACATCACCAGTTTTTTCTGAGAAACTGAAGATTACAGTGTAAACTTTTAGACAAATcagattaaattattttaaaaagtgttaGATTCATGAACAGGCTGTAACTGTTgataatacttattatattgtagGTGAGGTAGTCTCAGAGCTGACAGACAGCGGTATTGAGAGTGGTTGTGTGTTTGACATGGACATCTCTGAAGACAGACTAATTGTAGCTAACTACTATAGACAGAACATAGCAGTCTTCCAGCTATAACCATAGCTGCTGCTTCATCAGTCTGAACTGCTGCCTTTTCTTtcttaatataaattataaacttttatataaaaattaagaTAGATGAATCAATGTTGCAAGGTGAGtttcaatgtacatgtagatgcagtTGGCCACTTTTTGCTCTGTAATTTGCTACACAACAATGATTAAAAAGCTTGTCTTGAATAGCTGTCTCTCCACTAACTTTGCTGTTCGTGATTCTGAATGCTTTGTTCATTGAGAAAATTAGCATTTTATATGATTTTCGCTTTTatgaattgaaaagttacaTAGTTTGGACATTCTAATCAAAACTCATGTATTTTTTTCTATAACAACAATGATGAAATATTATTAACAGCAGataacttataaaataatattttttgttgaaaaactgAATGGGTTGAGGGTTTTAAGAAAAGCAGATATAGTATCGATATTGGTAGGCCTACACAAGGTTATAAAGTATGTTGTATCCCGATTGGTATTTCTGTACCTTTGTCCTCATTAACAGGTTTTCATTCTTCATTCATATTTATTAGTCTTTCAAAGTTCATAAATTTTTATACTTAATAAATTGAAGATGTAATTACCttattgctatatataataaatctatttcCATATTACTGGTTCCAACAATGAACTTAATACAACACGCACTTGGGTAGTCTATAATGTTCTTGCAATATGATTTTTCTGCCTTATGATATGGAACACAATGTCTTTTAGTTTTATTCgtactaaatatactaaatacatacattttattatgtgcatacataattattaatttttgaagttttttttcagGGTATGTTTCCATTCAATAATTGCTACGGACTCCCCTCTATACGACCTTTTCGCCTGAGGATGCCAAAAatagaacaaattaaaattatatagagGAAATAAAAAGGAATATGTAAAAGCTCTAAAATTTCCAGTTATAAATGTTTAACACATCAGTCAGTAGCTATTCATCTGTGTATATTATCGTGACTCATATGTACTGCTGGTTTACATTAGAATGTTTAAATcctacaaatatatttaaattgtctACAGCTGCACCAGAAGGATTAATGTCTAATGATCCCATCATAGAGTAGTGCTTGACATTTCAAGTGAAGCTTTGCTGCTGGCTGCATGCCAAGTTTGCTAGAAGAAAATGGACAAATTATGACTCACTTTCACTTCAGTTTTCTCAGATGTActcaaattatttataaaattaaaacatcaATGTACCATACTATAAAACCTCATGTAGGTAAGAGCTTTTTAATAAATGTGATCTCTCAATAATTCAGATCTGGAAAACATTGTTACTGAAGCACATTTACTGATTATACCCAACAATAACACTTTTTAGTCTAGGCCAGGGGCCGGCAACCTTCGATTCTTTCATCTCCTCGATGCGAGTCATTCTGACTTtggatttttttcctttttcaccATATGCCTAGTAACTCATAAAACTATAGAAGTTTTATTACTATAAATTTCTAggataaattaaaaaagatatgattatggtgataaatcaaacattgccACTTGCTATGCGTTATTATTTAtgttctattattattagtaccttatcACATGATTGTCACATGGCtttaactttaacataaaagtacagaaaaatGAACTACTGGATTCGCGCAGAAGGCCAGATCGCTACGAGATACGTTATAATATTATGTCAACAAACAAGGTTAAAATTTTATGAATCTAGtaaggctggccagccacttaGTTCCGCAATATCGTCAACAACACTtttgacaaacaacaacactaatacagGTTGCACATCTTATAACAATTTATGCCCCAATAAATCAGCCAAAACTATTTTGTtgtttgcaaaagtgtaattttgttttctcagtggTTAAATCAGTATACCTGCCACAACATTtcgttttatggtgtaaacatggtatgaaagcattaaaagctaaacaaaaaagttactcgtagtattttttatttttaaataaaaagataaaAGGAGGTTTGTGGCTACCACTTCGTTTTTTCCTGCAGAAAATGggtccaaatggctctttgagtggaaaaggttgccGACCCCTGGTCTAGACTATAACCTTGCAACATTGCAGCCTTGTGTTTGGCAGTATGCCAAtatcactagaagaaatgacatcCATTACAGAGCCTGTTCTTATAGAtgttactagctgcattaccacctacaggaacagattcacgtgcaacACGAGGTTTATTgcgagttgtctttcatactgtaaaacaactccaaatatacatgctactgaaattgttgtcctgatcagagtatgcatgcacatatacgtGTCAATGTTGGGAAGAATAATGGAAacctgcaatgtgtcttacagctagaagcgtttaaaatctagtaaatattctagattcatgtgtatagattcatgcatccgttcatactcatctatatttgcagttgacgattgcGAACTTCTGCCGCTGAacccccgcctcggctgaccagtctttacccgctgAGCAGTTAACAATTGCGCTCTAGCACTTGCCTCACAATCAATAACTTCGCACTCACTGGTGTGTAATCGTGCTTTGAGATCTTATGTAGCGTAACAGTATCTATGGCAATGGTGAGACGCTACTGGGAGTCAAGGTCAACGATGCTATCGTAATGGAGTTAAAGCTATTACTGCTTATTTACGGCTTTATCAGCTTTCCCGGGCCTATTGGCATATAAGCTCCACAGGACCTCATGGACTTCCTTATTCTACAGTGTCGtatcaaggtatgtacctgcacgttatttaacatggcgtcgtaggcaggatACTGTGTTGTTACATTAATTAATTAAGGGATGTTATTATACTGTGTCGTTCTGTTATATCGTTGAAGGTTGGTAACATTAATTTGTAACGCTATTGCGTGTCATAGCGTTGTTCGGGTCGGTGATTGTTATTTATTTGGGTTGCCAGGGTGTATGGTAAAGGAGTAGCATTATCGTAGCAGTGCTATAGTGATTACTTGTGTTAGTCGTTAGGTGTGTTGAAGGTGGTTGTTGTTAGTTGGGTGCTAATATGGCTGCTAGACAATTAGATGTTGGCATTTTCCCTAAGTTGAGGCTAGATAGTGGAAATGTCTCTAGTTCTTTTAAGTCTTGGCTTAGTGAGTTTGAGATTGCATGTGAGCTTACTTCGTTTTGTATGGATAACAATGAAGGTGGTGCCCCACTCTTTGCGGGTAGGACTAAGCTATTAGCTTTATTAAGCGCTATTGGTAGTAAAGGAATGGAGTTGCTGAGAAGCTTAGGGTTTGATCTTGCTAGCCAGGCAGCTGATGCTTACCAAACAGCTTTATATCTTTTGAGAGGCCATTATGAGAGAGAGGAAAGTGTGTTTGTGAGAacgatgaagtttgttactgcCTCACAGGCTTTAGGGGAAGAAGAGAGAGAGTACTTGGTGAGAGTGGAAAAGTTGAGTAGAGATATGGATTTTGGTGATGATAATGACGACTTAAGGCAGCGCTTTTGTGTAGCTTTAGCAGTGAACGGTTTGCGTGATTCCGGTGCCAGAAAAGAACTAATGCAGGAGACTGACTTAACTTGAGAGCAGTTATCTAATAGATTGAAAGCTAGACATTTAGCTAGGGAATCAGAATCTATTATCAGCGGTGCTAAGAGAGATATCAAGGTAGAAGTTGACAGGATGAGAGTAGACAGTGAATCTAGTGACGGTAGTTCTGTTGCGCCTGTTTGCCGAGTTTCTAGGAGAAGCGGGCAATCTCGTAGTAAGCATCCTAATTTTAAGCTGTCTAGAAGGGATAGTTCAGGTAGTGATAGGTCTTACACCTTTTCACCTGGGTGGAGAGGTAGGCAAAGTTATAAAAAGTTATCACCTAGACGATATAATTCCCCTGCCAGAAGTTGCTTTGGTTGTAACAAGGAAGGACATCATGTTAGAGATTGTTCAAGTGTTAGGTGCTATGTTTGCTCAAGGAAAGGTCATATTTCTAAGGATTGCCATCGCAACAAGTTAAGCGAGAAATATGAATCTAGACGTGGTAGTGGGAAATAtagcagtggtagtagtagtagcagcagaaGCCCATCAGGAGATAGGTACAATTCTGGAAGACAAAGTAGAAGTTTTAGAAAGAGTCCACATAGAGTGAGGTTTACTAAAAGCAATGACGATTGACTATATGGTAGTGacattaaacaagttttaaaagtaaatggaaaaaatattgaatttacgtttgatacAGGAGCAGAAGTTTCTACTGTAACAGAAGAGACTAGTAAAATACTTGGTCTGACATTGGGTAAACCTGAACGTAGTTTATGTAGTGCAGATGGATCTTCTCTATCTGTAGCTGGAGTTTGTagagttgaaattagaagtacTTACAGGTCTGTTGACACTCCTGTGTATGTTTTAACTGGTTCCAGAAAAAATCTTTTAGGATTGCATGAGTTACGTCAGCTAAACTTGCTTGCAGTCGTTAATAGCATGTGCAAAGATGATTTTGACCCTACAAGGGAGTTTCCCGACGTTTTTCAGGGTTTAGGCACTCTCCCTGGTACTTTTAAAATCAATCTGAAGGATAATATGGAACCTAAGTGCTTATTTACACCCAGGCCAATTGCGGCTGGTCTTAAAGATCAAGCTAAAAGAGAATTAGACCAAATGTTAGCTGGTGGTATTATTGAACCAGTTGACCAACCTACTGAATGGTGTTCAGGACTTACTATCGCGCCGAAACCTGGTGGTAAGATTAGGATGTGCGTGGACTTGACAAATTTGAACAAAAGTGTAAAAAGGGAAATATATCCTTTACCTAGAATTTCTGAAATGTTGAGTAATTTATCTGAGGGTAGCGTATTTTCGAAATTAGATGCTAATTCGGGATTTTGGCAAGTAGATCTACACCCTGAGAGCAAATTGTTGACAACTTTTGTTACCCCTTGGGGtagattttgtttcaataagATGCCATTTGGAATTTCCTCAGCACCTGAGTATTTTCAAAAGACCATGGAAAAAATACTTCAAGGATTAAGAGGGGTGGTATGTTTAATGGATGATGTACTAGTGTATGGCGAAACGGTCAGTGAACATTGGTTACGCCTTAGGAAAGTCTTGGAAAGAATAAAAAGAGCTGGTATGActttaaaaaaggaaaattgTGAATTTGGTTGtagtgaaataaaatttctgGGTCATATAGTGTCCAGTGTTGGCGTTAGACCTGACCCAGACAAAATACAGGCAATTTTAGACATCTTACCTCCCAGCAATAAATTGGAGGCAAGGAGGTTCATTGGAATGGTCAATTATTTGAGTAAATTCAGTAATCTCATTTCAGAGTATTGCACTCCGATATATGCTGTAACAGGATCAAAATCTGAATGGTATTGGGGGGTGAAACAGCAAGAAGGCGTTGAAAATATTAAGAAATTGTTGACTAAAGCGCCTATACTATGTGCTTTTGATATTACTAGGAAACATAGAGTTTCAGCCGATGCTAGTAAGAATGCGGTTGGTGCTGTTTTGTTGCAGTTAAATTGTGACAATCTTTGGCAACCTGTAGAATATGCCTCTAGGACTATGAGAGATGCTGAAGTTAGATACACTCATATTGAGAAAGAGGCTTTGGCAATAACCTGGGCGTGCGAGAAATTTGACTATTACCTTGTAGGTAGacagtttgaaattgaaacagatCACAAACCGTTGGTTTCAATTTTGGGTGAAAAGGACATAGCTAATTTGCCGATTAGGATTCAGAAGTTTAAGTTGAGACTTATGAGATATGACTACGtcatatttcatactccagGTAAAGGAATGTTTCTAGCAGATTCTTTGAGCAGGCCAAATAAGCCTAAAGTATGTACAATTGATTGTGATAATTGCGCAGAAGTAGAACGGTATGAAGATGCTGTAGTATCTTCATCCAAATACATAAATAGTGATGAGGAGAAGATACTGCAAGCTATGGCTGATGATGAAGTGGGTAAAACTGTGATTG
The sequence above is drawn from the Watersipora subatra chromosome 5, tzWatSuba1.1, whole genome shotgun sequence genome and encodes:
- the LOC137397101 gene encoding uncharacterized protein, coding for MRVDSESSDGSSVAPVCRVSRRSGQSRSKHPNFKLSRRDSSGSDRSYTFSPGWRGRQSYKKLSPRRYNSPARSCFGCNKEGHHVRDCSSVRCYVCSRKGHISKDCHRNKLSEKYESRRGSGKYSSGSSSSSRSPSGDRYNSGRQSRSFRKSPHRVRFTKSNDD